CTTTTGCTCATCACCGTCAATTGACTCAGTCTGGGCATTCCAGATAAAATTCATCTTTTCATTGGCAAAAGCCCGTTTTTGTAAAGTAGGCTGCGCCCGTAATTGATCACGGCGATGAATCACAGTTACCGACTTAGCAGATTGAGCCAAATAAATGCCCTCTTCTATTGCCGAATCACCGCCGCCAACGACAGCGATATCTTCATCCTTAAAAAAGGCCGCATCACAAACCGCACAGTAAGAAACACCTTTACCAGAATATTCATCCTCACCAGGTACATTCAAATGGCGGTGATCAGCACCTGTGGCAATAATTAATGCAGGAGCTTCATATTCACCAGTATCAGTTTTGACAAGCTTATTGTCACCATCTAGAGCAACCGATTGAACATCACCATACGCAAATTCAGCGCCAAATTTCATTACTGAATTATACATTTTTTCGCCAAGCTCTGGTCCCTTAATTTCGCTAAAACCTGGATAATTATCAATTGCATCAGTATTGTTCATCTGACCACCATATAATCCGCGGTCAAGCAATAGTACCGACAAGTTAGCCCGTGACGCATATAAAGCAGCAGTTAGTCCGCCAGGTCCAGCGCCAATAATGATTACATCGTATTTTTTGGTCATACTTTCACCTCAAGTAGTTTCTTATTTTTAGTAAGTAAATAGTACAACACAAAATAGTTAAAGTCTAATTTCCTGTTTGGGACTTCTACCCATCATTTGCTCAATTTCGTCATCAACGCTGGTATTTTCGTATAAAACTCGGTAAACTGCCTCACTAATTGGCATATCAATTTGTTTGTCAGTACACAATTCATGCACAGCTTTAACAGTAGTGGCACCTTCAATTACTTGTCCCATATTGTTAACAATATCATTAAAGCTCTTGCCTTCACCAAGCTGCTTGCCACATCGCCAGTTACGTGAATTGACCGACGTACAGGTCACAATTAAGTCACCAATACCAGCTAGCCCGCTAAAAGTTAGCGGCTTAGCACCAAAATAATTAACACCTAAACGGGTTATTTCGGCTAATCCACGGGTCATCAAGGCTGCCTTAGCATCATCACCATAATTCTTCCCAGCTAAAATTCCAGCAGCAATTGCAATGACATTCTTAACGGCACCAGCCACCTCGACCCCAACTAAATCATTATTGGTGTAAAAGCGGACATAATCATTAGAAAGTAGCTCTTGCACTGTTTGCGCATTTTTCATACTAGTTGATGCACAGGCAATAGCGGTCAAGTCTTTTTGAGCAACATTTTCTGCATGACTAGGTCCTGAAATTGCCACGATTTGATCGGGATTGTCTGGGTAAACTTCCTCAGTTAAAATCTCCGAAATCAATTTTTTAGTTTGTGGCTCAATTCCTTTGGTAGCAGTAATTAAAATCGGCTTTTGACCCGTTTGCTCTAAAATTGTACGGACATTTTTAGCAACATTGCGAATGGCACTAGTCGGTAAAACAAACAACACATATTGGGCGCTTTCCAGTGCTACCGCCAAATCGCTAGTTGCTTTAGCTGTTGCATTTACCTGCCAGTTCTTCATATAGTGTTCATTGGTATGTCGCTCGTTAATCTCTTGGTTTACCCGCTCATCAATTCCATATAACACAACCTGATTACCCTTATCAGCTAGCATCGACCCTAAGACTGTTCCCCAAGAACCTGCTCCTAAAACTGCAATTTTTGTCATTTTCTTCCTGACTTTCTCTAAATACCTTACTTAATCTCTAGTATACGGATATTTCAATCCACTACCATCAAGATACCACTTAGGCTTAACCTTCATTCTACGATAAATAAACATCCCTAAAGCAGCAACCAACATAATGACACTTACTAATTGTGAAACCCGAATTGTTCCAGCTAAATATAAACTGTCGGTTCTAAGTCCTTCAACGAAGAACCGGACAATTGCATACCAGGCTACGTAAAGCATGAAGACTTCACCTTGCTTAAACAGGTGATGACGATGCCGTAAAACTAAGATCAAGATTAATCCGATCAAATTAAAAAATGATTCGTACAAAAAAGTGGGCTGATAATAAGTACCACCAATCTTCATCTGTCCAATAATAAATTGTGGCAAATGCAAACTTTGCAAAAAGTGTAGCGTAGTTGGCCCACCATGCGCCTCTTGATTAATAAAGTTTCCCCAACGGCCAACTATTTGTGCAGCCATTACCCCTGGAGTAATCACGTCTAGCATTAAGAATGGTGGCAATAGCCGTCGATAGCAAAAAATTAGTAACACTATCAAGCCGACAATTAACCCACCATAAATGGCAATTCCACCATTCCAAATAGCAATAATTTGATCCGGATGCTTAGCATAATACGGCCATTCAAAAATCACATAATAGATACGTGCACCAACATAACCTAACGGAACTGCCCAAAGCAATAGATCGACAAAATCATCACTGGCAATCTGCCTTTTTTGGCCTTCAATAATTGCCATTGACACAGCCAAAACAATTGCCACAGCCATGATAATTCCGTACCATCTGACACTTAGGCCACCAAGATTAAAAGCAACCGGATTAATTGTTAAACTCATTTATCTTCATCCTTTATTGTGTCCTGCCTGGAATTATCAGCAATTAAAGCTGTTAAATTATCATCAAATGTCTGTGTGGCATCATAACCCATTTTTTTTGCTCTAAAATTCATTGTGGCAATTTCAATAATATCTTCCATATTGCGTCCAACCTTAACTGGAATCGTAATTTGTGGCACTTCAACATTGCAGATATTACGTTTACTTTCCTCAAATCCTAAACGATCGTAGTTAACCTTGTTGTCCCAATTAACTAGCTTAATTACCAATCGAATATTTGAGCGATTTTTAACTGCACCGACACCAAACAAGTCCATCACGTTAATTATCCCAATTCCGCGAATTTCCATTAAATGTTTTAAAATTAGCGGTGCTTCACCCATCACAGTTTCAACATCTTTCTGGTAAACATCAACCCGATCATCAGCAATTAGCCGATGTCCGCGATGAATCAGTCCTAAAGCAGTTTCAGATTTACCAACACCAGAATCACCAGTTAGCAAGACACCTAACCCCTTAACTTCAATTAGCACTCCATGAATAGTATCACGAACTGCCAAACGTTCACGCAAATATTCGGTTAAAATACTTGAAACATAAGTTGTTGACTCAGATGACGTTAAAATAGGAATTTGCGCTTGCTCGGCTGCTACTTTTAATTCCGACGGAATTGGTAATGATCGAGAAATCACAAAGCACGGAGTTTCGGGTGTACATAACTTAGTGAATACATGTGTTAAACTTTCATGATCTAAGCGTGCAGCATAGGAGATTTCCGTGCGGCCTAACAACTGTATGCGTTGTTTAGGATAAAAATCAAAATAACCAGTTAATTCTAGACCTGGACGATAAATGTCAGATACTACCAATGTTTTGTTTGCTATATTTTCAATACCTTGAGCAACTTGGATAATTTTATTATCGCGTAGCAAATTTTTTAATTTAATTGCTTTAGTCATCTCGACTCGCCCTTCTTAATTAATCATCAACATCTTTAGTTTTAACATTACGAGCCTGCTTGCGTTTAGTACGTGTACTTCGCTTCTCTTGCCAAGTAGTATAAGCTGAGCTACGTGGCCGAGCAGTACTTGGACGATTCTTTTTACTAAAATGTCTAATTAACCAAATGATTAACGCGATAATTAATAAAATTGGTAAAAACATAAAAAAGATATGAAAGACCATGGAAAGTAGCCCCATAACTAATACAGCTAATACTATCAAACCAATTATTCCCCAAAAACTCATTTTTCCACCTATTCTGGATTTTCTTTGCTAAGCAACCATTGCAAATATGCATAAACAAAATTTTGTAACTTTCCATCCATTACACCACTTGTATCTGCAGTTTCATAGCCTGTTCGCAAATCTTTAACTAAATTATAAGGATGAAATACATAAGAACGGATTTGTGAACCCCAGCCGTTTTCCATTTGGTCACCCTTAAGTTCTTGTTTGTGTTGCCGTTTTTTTTCTTCTTCTAAATGAAATAATTTGGCACGTAATTCATTTAGTGCCGTTTCACGATTTTGAATCTGCGAGCGTTGCGCTTGCGAAGTTGCCACAATTTTGGTTGGCAAGTGGGTAATGCGGACAGCACTCGAAGTTTTATTAATGTGCTGACCACCGGCACCACTAGAACGATAGACATCGATTCTTAAATCTTTAGGATCAAGATCAATTTTAATACTATCATCAATTTCAGGAATTACCTCAACTGAAGCAAAAGAAGTGTGCCTCCTTTTAGCAGAATCGAACGGAGAAATCCGTACCAACCGGTGCACACCATTTTCCGATTTAAGCATACCATAAGCATTTTTACCGACAATCCGAGCACTCAGACTTTTTAGTCCAGCTTCTTCACCAGGCTCATAATTATTAATAATAAATTTAAAGCCCTGCATTTCAGCATACCGCTGATACATTCTCAGTAGCATCTGCCCCCAATCCATTGCCTCGGTCCCGCCGGCACCAGGGTGAATTTCTAACAAGGCATTATGATCATCATATTGCGCAGACAATAAAAGTGCCATTTCATAATCGTGAAACTTGGCTTGCAAATCAGCGAGGTCATATTCAACCTCTGACTGCAAATCTGCATCAGGCTCTTCACGTAGCAGTTCTAAAGCAGTTGCCTCATCTTCATAAGCCTTGTCCAATGCTAAAAATGAGTCACGCTTTTCCTTTAAACGATTATTTTCAGAAATTAACTTTTGGGCTTTAGATTGATCTTGCCAAAAATCAGGTTCCTGCATTTGGGCTTCATTGAGTGCAATACTTTCAGTAATTGATTCTAGGTCAAAGAGACCCCCTAAAGTGCGCCAAACGGTCAGCCAGTTTAGCTAATGCACTTTGTATTTCACTAATTTCCATTAATATTTTCTCCTAAATTTTATTAATAAAAAAGAGAAAGCATGCAGCTTTCTCCTTCCATCTTAACTTATTCACGACTAAGATTTCGTCTGATTTCAGCTTTCATGAATAGGCGAGTTACGTCGAACTCAATATTTGAAATCATTTCTTCAAACATATTATAACCAGAATCTTGATATTCAACTAATGGGTTAAGTTGACCGTAACCACGCAAACCAATTGATTGACGCAATTGATCCATTGCATCAATATGATCAGTCCAACGATCATCAACTACTCGCAAAATAACTACTTTTTCAAATTCTAGCATATCAGCTGGATCAGCCAAAACACTTTCCTTATCTTTAAAGTTATCGGCAACTACCTCGTACAGCTTTTCTTTTAATTCAGGAACAGTAATTGTCTTGAAATCAATTGAATCTGCAGTTTCTTCTGTGGCAATACTCGAAACAATGAAATCGCGCAGTGAATCAAGCCGCCACTTACTACGATCGCCTTGCGTAAACATATCAACTTGACTGTTAATCGTACGCTTAATCATTGCTACCAAAATATCTTTAAGCGATTCTTGCTCGCCAATAACTTGCATCCGCTCGCCATAAATAATTTCACGTTGCATCCGCATAACGTCATCGTATTGCAAAGTCTGCTTACGCGTATCATAATTATTACCTTCAACCCGCTTTTGAGCAGATTCAACTTGACGAGTAATCAGCCTGCTTTCAATTACCTTATCATCATCATTATCTGAAAGCCGATCCAAGAAGTCTTTAACTCGATCTCCTCCAAAACGCTTCATCAAATCATCTTCCAGAGACAAATAGAACCGAGTAACACCAGGATCTCCTTGTCTACCAGAACGACCACGCAATTGATTATCAATTCGCCGAGATTCATGACGTTCAGTTCCGATAACGGCTAAACCGCCAATTTCTTTAACCCCAGGCCCTAGCTTAATATCAGTACCACGACCTGCCATGTTAGTAGCAATCGTAACAGCACCACGTTGTCCAGCATTCATAATAATTTGTGCTTCTTTAGCGTGGTTTTTAGCATTTAAGACAGCATGGGGAATATGCTCCTGATCAAGCAGTTTACTTAATCTTTCCGAACTTTCAACCGCCACTGTACCAACTAAAACTGGCTGTCCCTTAGAGTGACGTTCTTTAATTTCTTCTACCACGGCAGCAAATTTTGAGTCCAAAGTCGGATACAAAATATCTGAGCGATCATTTCTTGCTAATGGACGATTAGTCGGAATCGTAATTACTTGCATATTGTAAATTTCACGAAATTCCTCTTCTTCAGTCTTGGCAGTTCCTGTCATCCCAGACAATTTATTGTACATTCTAAAGAAGTTCTGATAAGTAATCGTTGCCTGAGTCTTAGATTCCTCTTGAATCTTAACTCCCTCTTTGGCTTCAATAGCTTGGTGCAAACCATCTGAATAGCGACGTCCCTTCATTACTCGACCAGTAAATGAGTCAACAATCAAAACTTCGTTGTCTTGCACAACATAATCAATATCTTTAAGCATGATAAAGTTGGCTCTGAGTGCCTGATCGATATGGTGGACTAATTTTTGATTTTCAACGTCATACAAATTCTTTAAACCAAAATGCTCACAAGCTTTTTGAATTCCCGTTCTTGTCAATGAGATTGTCTTAGTTGGCCAATCTATCTTGTAATCGCCATAATCCTTATCGTCATCGACGTCATCGTCACTTTTATCTTCTTTAAGAGTTTTAACAAAACGATCTGCACGCACATAGTCACCCGTTGCTTGTTCTGACTCACCAGAAATAATCAACGGCGTTCTTGCCTCATCAATTAAAATTGAGTCAACTTCATCAATAATTGCATAATTGAGCGAACGCTGAACCATTTGTTCTTTATAGACCACCATGTTGTCACGCAAGTAGTCAAAACCTAATTCTGAGTTAGTCGAATAAGTAACATCACATTCATAGGCTTCACGCTTTTCATCTGGTGACATTGCATTGAGATTCAAACCCACTGTTAGACCAAGCCATTTATACAACTGACCCATTTCTTCTTCATCACGGCTTGATAAGTATTCATTAACGGTAACAACGTGCACGCCCTTACTAGTCAGCGCATTTAAATAAACTGGCATGGTAGCTGTCAAAGTCTTACCCTCACCAGTCATCATCTCAGAGATGTTACCAAAATGTAGTGCAATTCCACCTAAAATTTGGACATGAAATGGATATAGACCTAACACTCGCTTAGCACCTTCTCGTGCTACCGCGAATGCTTCAGGAAGCAGACTATCTAAGTCTGCACCTTTTTGCAAGCGATCACGAAATTCAGGCGTTTTAGCCTGCAATTGTTCATCGGAAAGCTTACCGTATTCATCAGCATAACTTTCAACTTTTGCTGCTGTTTTTTCGAACTTTTTAAGTTCTCGTTTATCGTTATTATATAGTTTCTTTAAAACGTTTACCATTTAATCGATCCTTAATTATATGTAGTCAAGTATAAAAACACATAACAATTTTACCATGATTAGCGCTAAATTAAAATAAAACAAAACAAAGACCTCACAATAATTGTGGGGTCTTTGCTTAAAAGCGCTAATTTTAATTAGTTTCAATCAGACCATAGCGACCATCATTTCGGCGATAGACAACACTTGTGCCATTAGTTTCAGCATCCTGAAAGACAAAGAAGTCATGCTCCAACATATTCATTTGTAAAATGGCTTCTTCTGGACTCATTGGTTTTAACCCAATTTGTTTATTACGGACAATGTCGAATTCGCTAGGAGCTTTTTCTTCTTGAGGTGCTTCAGCAAAAAATTCACTAATCCCTTTTTCCCGACTCTTGCGATTAATCCGCGTCTTATATTTCCTAATCTGTCTTTCCAACTTTTCAGAAACAAAATCGATACTCCGATACATATCATCGGTAGTATCCTCGGCTCTCAATACTAAGTATGGTAGTGGAATCGTTACTTCAACTTTAGCTGTATGATCACGATAGATTTTTAGATTTACGTGAGCAACCATTTCTTGGTTCATATCAAAATATTTTTCCAATTTCTTCAAGCGTTTTTCAACATAACTCCTTAAAGCATCAGTTACCTCGATATTCTCACCACGAACATTATACTTTAACATATGAGACTCTCCTTTCAGACTAGATTAGTCTTTTACTATCTTTATTATAACAAAAAGAGAAAGCGCTCTACAAGTATAATACAGTTAATACCTAAAATATTTTTACTTTGTATTTAAAATTAGCGACAAATTGTAAAGCTTTCAATTTTTGCTTGAGGAAAAACTGCCAAAATTGCATCACGTGCATGATATAGTGTTCTACCAGTAGTATATATATCGTCTAATAATAATACCTTATGGTGATTAAGATCAACCTTAGCTTGATCAACTACAGAGAAACTCTGTGGTCTTGCTAAACGTTCTTGACGATTTTTTTCACCTTGCGCCCCAAACCCGCCAGTAGTTACTAATAATGATGTTAATGGCACAACATCTTGATAAATTCCCATAACAGTATCAAATTGCCGTTTTTGTAAATGTTCTGGGGATGTAGGCAAAGGAACATAAAAATCCGCCTTAATTTTAGCTAGCGGCAATGCACACAGCTGTGCCAATGCGAGTCTTAAAACAAAATCACCATACCGCTTATAATTGACCATTAAGTCATGAAAAGACTGATTATATCGATATAGCGCATAATTACGCAATAATTGATTACCATAGCTTTTTTGCCAAGTTAGACAATCCGTGCAAATCTTAGTACTGGACAATTCAGCAGAGCAAATCGGACAAGTAGGTTCGGCTAGTAATCGAAATTTGTTCAAACAATTTGGACAAATACATTGCTTGTTTTGCTGACGCCATGAAAAAACCTGTAGCAAAGAAATCGCTGGAATAAAATCTTGCCCACACAATAAACATTGCTTCATTGATTCATCGCCTTAATCTGTTGCATTGCACTTTTTAGATTTGCGGTATACTTGTGGTAACAAAATAAAACTAGACCTGTTGGATCTGCTTGAGCACGTCCAACTCTACCAGCAATTTGTACCAAGCTAGAAGCCGTATAGATTTGATCGTCAGCTTCAACCACAATTACCCATACGTGATTGAAGGTCACGCCACGCTCTAAAATCGTAGTGGTTACCAACAACTGTAATTCACCGGCCCGAAACTGTGATACCTTATCAATCCGATTAGCATCTGCTGCATGTACTCCTGCCATAGCAACCTGTTTTAATGCTTGCTCTTGTTTTAAAGCTGCTAAATAAAGTGGTATTTGCTCAATTCGTGGCACAAACAATAGCAATGGATGTCCTGCTTTGATGACGTTGATAATTCTTCGCATTAACTTAGGATTAATCCGATTTTTTTGTAAAAAAGGCTGCAAAAATAAGTATTCTTCAGGTACAGGTAAGAGTCCTCCATGAAAGCGACG
This DNA window, taken from Lactobacillus sp. ESL0684, encodes the following:
- the trxB gene encoding thioredoxin-disulfide reductase gives rise to the protein MTKKYDVIIIGAGPGGLTAALYASRANLSVLLLDRGLYGGQMNNTDAIDNYPGFSEIKGPELGEKMYNSVMKFGAEFAYGDVQSVALDGDNKLVKTDTGEYEAPALIIATGADHRHLNVPGEDEYSGKGVSYCAVCDAAFFKDEDIAVVGGGDSAIEEGIYLAQSAKSVTVIHRRDQLRAQPTLQKRAFANEKMNFIWNAQTESIDGDEQKVTSVTYKDKATGEEKQLAVRGVFIYVGVIPQTAPFKELGVTDDKGWIPTDEHMRTKVDGIFALGDVRAKDLRQIANAVGDGSIAGQEAYNYLQTLNDK
- a CDS encoding NAD(P)H-dependent glycerol-3-phosphate dehydrogenase — translated: MTKIAVLGAGSWGTVLGSMLADKGNQVVLYGIDERVNQEINERHTNEHYMKNWQVNATAKATSDLAVALESAQYVLFVLPTSAIRNVAKNVRTILEQTGQKPILITATKGIEPQTKKLISEILTEEVYPDNPDQIVAISGPSHAENVAQKDLTAIACASTSMKNAQTVQELLSNDYVRFYTNNDLVGVEVAGAVKNVIAIAAGILAGKNYGDDAKAALMTRGLAEITRLGVNYFGAKPLTFSGLAGIGDLIVTCTSVNSRNWRCGKQLGEGKSFNDIVNNMGQVIEGATTVKAVHELCTDKQIDMPISEAVYRVLYENTSVDDEIEQMMGRSPKQEIRL
- the lgt gene encoding prolipoprotein diacylglyceryl transferase, with product MSLTINPVAFNLGGLSVRWYGIIMAVAIVLAVSMAIIEGQKRQIASDDFVDLLLWAVPLGYVGARIYYVIFEWPYYAKHPDQIIAIWNGGIAIYGGLIVGLIVLLIFCYRRLLPPFLMLDVITPGVMAAQIVGRWGNFINQEAHGGPTTLHFLQSLHLPQFIIGQMKIGGTYYQPTFLYESFFNLIGLILILVLRHRHHLFKQGEVFMLYVAWYAIVRFFVEGLRTDSLYLAGTIRVSQLVSVIMLVAALGMFIYRRMKVKPKWYLDGSGLKYPYTRD
- the hprK gene encoding HPr(Ser) kinase/phosphatase, which codes for MTKAIKLKNLLRDNKIIQVAQGIENIANKTLVVSDIYRPGLELTGYFDFYPKQRIQLLGRTEISYAARLDHESLTHVFTKLCTPETPCFVISRSLPIPSELKVAAEQAQIPILTSSESTTYVSSILTEYLRERLAVRDTIHGVLIEVKGLGVLLTGDSGVGKSETALGLIHRGHRLIADDRVDVYQKDVETVMGEAPLILKHLMEIRGIGIINVMDLFGVGAVKNRSNIRLVIKLVNWDNKVNYDRLGFEESKRNICNVEVPQITIPVKVGRNMEDIIEIATMNFRAKKMGYDATQTFDDNLTALIADNSRQDTIKDEDK
- the prfB gene encoding peptide chain release factor 2 (programmed frameshift); translated protein: MEISEIQSALAKLADRLAHFRGSLDLESITESIALNEAQMQEPDFWQDQSKAQKLISENNRLKEKRDSFLALDKAYEDEATALELLREEPDADLQSEVEYDLADLQAKFHDYEMALLLSAQYDDHNALLEIHPGAGGTEAMDWGQMLLRMYQRYAEMQGFKFIINNYEPGEEAGLKSLSARIVGKNAYGMLKSENGVHRLVRISPFDSAKRRHTSFASVEVIPEIDDSIKIDLDPKDLRIDVYRSSGAGGQHINKTSSAVRITHLPTKIVATSQAQRSQIQNRETALNELRAKLFHLEEEKKRQHKQELKGDQMENGWGSQIRSYVFHPYNLVKDLRTGYETADTSGVMDGKLQNFVYAYLQWLLSKENPE
- the secA gene encoding preprotein translocase subunit SecA; this translates as MVNVLKKLYNNDKRELKKFEKTAAKVESYADEYGKLSDEQLQAKTPEFRDRLQKGADLDSLLPEAFAVAREGAKRVLGLYPFHVQILGGIALHFGNISEMMTGEGKTLTATMPVYLNALTSKGVHVVTVNEYLSSRDEEEMGQLYKWLGLTVGLNLNAMSPDEKREAYECDVTYSTNSELGFDYLRDNMVVYKEQMVQRSLNYAIIDEVDSILIDEARTPLIISGESEQATGDYVRADRFVKTLKEDKSDDDVDDDKDYGDYKIDWPTKTISLTRTGIQKACEHFGLKNLYDVENQKLVHHIDQALRANFIMLKDIDYVVQDNEVLIVDSFTGRVMKGRRYSDGLHQAIEAKEGVKIQEESKTQATITYQNFFRMYNKLSGMTGTAKTEEEEFREIYNMQVITIPTNRPLARNDRSDILYPTLDSKFAAVVEEIKERHSKGQPVLVGTVAVESSERLSKLLDQEHIPHAVLNAKNHAKEAQIIMNAGQRGAVTIATNMAGRGTDIKLGPGVKEIGGLAVIGTERHESRRIDNQLRGRSGRQGDPGVTRFYLSLEDDLMKRFGGDRVKDFLDRLSDNDDDKVIESRLITRQVESAQKRVEGNNYDTRKQTLQYDDVMRMQREIIYGERMQVIGEQESLKDILVAMIKRTINSQVDMFTQGDRSKWRLDSLRDFIVSSIATEETADSIDFKTITVPELKEKLYEVVADNFKDKESVLADPADMLEFEKVVILRVVDDRWTDHIDAMDQLRQSIGLRGYGQLNPLVEYQDSGYNMFEEMISNIEFDVTRLFMKAEIRRNLSRE
- the raiA gene encoding ribosome-associated translation inhibitor RaiA yields the protein MLKYNVRGENIEVTDALRSYVEKRLKKLEKYFDMNQEMVAHVNLKIYRDHTAKVEVTIPLPYLVLRAEDTTDDMYRSIDFVSEKLERQIRKYKTRINRKSREKGISEFFAEAPQEEKAPSEFDIVRNKQIGLKPMSPEEAILQMNMLEHDFFVFQDAETNGTSVVYRRNDGRYGLIETN
- a CDS encoding double zinc ribbon domain-containing protein, which produces MKQCLLCGQDFIPAISLLQVFSWRQQNKQCICPNCLNKFRLLAEPTCPICSAELSSTKICTDCLTWQKSYGNQLLRNYALYRYNQSFHDLMVNYKRYGDFVLRLALAQLCALPLAKIKADFYVPLPTSPEHLQKRQFDTVMGIYQDVVPLTSLLVTTGGFGAQGEKNRQERLARPQSFSVVDQAKVDLNHHKVLLLDDIYTTGRTLYHARDAILAVFPQAKIESFTICR